In one Neobacillus sp. CF12 genomic region, the following are encoded:
- a CDS encoding DUF445 domain-containing protein has translation MSRKKNKSKHIATISLAVMGVGFVATIPFQDSLWGIILQGGFEAGLVGGLADWFAVTALFRHPLGLPIPHTALLPKNRKRIISAIISMLENDWLTKESIRKKVSSIQFPERLFKIAENALTGEPVKNGTIKLIQHLLSSVDSKKLAPVIEGELKGKLQDLNTSNYLPLAIDQLIQRKYDEKALDFVLKEIDDWSKKETTKERLGRMAVDALENIKADGFMQFALKSFTNIVNEDKLGSIITGLIQKGVGSFKDPFNHNRQTLLFHINTKLQDIKTDENLSSELNNIKDQLIASWDLESKIIEFIDQLKDKASALIVLPGFYEGYLLPLLSQALESLRKDEERVHAIDLWIKQQISTFVDNNHAKIGKLVEENLEKLDNKTLIDMIENNVGKDLQWIRVNGAVCGFMIGLILVGLKLIF, from the coding sequence ATGTCGAGAAAAAAGAATAAATCGAAGCATATTGCGACGATATCTCTAGCTGTCATGGGAGTAGGATTTGTAGCAACCATCCCTTTTCAAGATTCCCTTTGGGGAATAATTCTTCAAGGGGGCTTTGAAGCAGGATTGGTTGGTGGTCTTGCCGATTGGTTTGCAGTAACTGCATTATTTCGTCACCCTTTAGGTTTGCCAATACCACATACTGCACTTTTACCAAAAAATCGGAAAAGAATTATCTCTGCCATTATTTCTATGCTTGAAAATGATTGGCTCACAAAAGAAAGTATTAGAAAGAAAGTATCAAGCATTCAATTTCCCGAGAGGCTATTTAAAATAGCCGAGAACGCATTAACAGGCGAGCCAGTGAAAAATGGCACGATTAAGCTAATTCAACATTTACTATCTTCTGTTGATAGTAAAAAGCTTGCTCCGGTAATTGAAGGAGAATTAAAAGGAAAGTTGCAGGATTTGAATACGAGTAACTATCTTCCTCTCGCCATTGATCAATTAATTCAGCGGAAATATGATGAAAAAGCACTTGATTTTGTTCTAAAGGAAATTGATGATTGGTCCAAAAAAGAGACTACAAAAGAAAGACTGGGCAGGATGGCCGTTGACGCCCTGGAAAATATTAAAGCAGATGGTTTTATGCAATTTGCTTTAAAGTCATTTACAAATATTGTAAATGAAGATAAGCTAGGTAGTATTATTACTGGCCTTATCCAAAAAGGTGTAGGCAGTTTCAAAGACCCATTTAATCACAATAGACAAACGTTACTTTTTCATATCAACACTAAGCTTCAGGATATCAAAACCGATGAAAACCTATCCTCCGAGTTAAACAATATCAAGGATCAATTGATTGCATCGTGGGACCTAGAGAGTAAAATCATCGAATTCATAGACCAGCTAAAAGATAAAGCCTCAGCACTCATCGTGTTACCTGGCTTTTACGAGGGCTACCTCCTTCCTCTTTTATCTCAGGCACTTGAAAGCCTTAGGAAGGATGAAGAAAGAGTACATGCAATCGATCTCTGGATTAAGCAGCAAATCTCCACGTTTGTTGACAATAATCATGCGAAAATTGGGAAACTCGTTGAAGAAAATCTCGAAAAACTCGATAATAAAACACTCATTGATATGATTGAAAACAATGTTGGTAAAGACCTGCAATGGATCCGAGTAAACGGAGCCGTCTGCGGATTCATGATAGGACTCATCCTTGTGGGATTAAAATTAATTTTTTAG
- a CDS encoding YhcU family protein: MKIVFASTPGQEEEICGLVRYIYSTVFPLYFTDKEISEFEQLKVLHTPDDFNTLRDAFQVMTSMQTVVSILESPTLDEQYAGLFNKNVANLQEFGLFFPFEFEQFVEARNMKNSVFSIYIKAANELLV; the protein is encoded by the coding sequence GTGAAAATTGTTTTTGCCTCTACACCAGGCCAGGAAGAAGAAATTTGTGGACTTGTGAGGTATATCTATTCAACTGTTTTTCCACTCTATTTTACGGATAAGGAAATTAGTGAGTTTGAACAATTAAAAGTATTGCATACACCAGATGACTTTAATACCTTAAGGGACGCTTTTCAAGTGATGACAAGTATGCAAACAGTCGTTTCCATACTTGAGTCACCAACTCTCGATGAGCAATATGCAGGACTATTTAATAAAAATGTTGCCAACCTACAAGAATTTGGTCTTTTCTTTCCGTTTGAGTTTGAACAATTCGTAGAAGCAAGAAATATGAAAAACAGTGTGTTTAGTATTTATATCAAAGCCGCAAATGAACTACTTGTATAG
- a CDS encoding SDR family oxidoreductase codes for MLKNQIAIVTGASRGIGKEIAVKLAEQGMKLAIIGSSAQISETADELKKKGFAYILPIQADVSKEEDLHQVVKKTIDEYGQVDLLVNNAGVGFFKLTEDVSLEEWKKVFEVNVQGVFLATKAVLPHMKERKSGTIITISSDVARYTIPNGAAYTATKYAVQGFSGSVAQEVREYGIRVGTINPGMVDTYFAESTQGLPEKQDWLKVEDIANAVVYMASAPKYMLIDEIVLHPLVQQYPIA; via the coding sequence ATGCTAAAAAATCAAATAGCGATTGTTACCGGAGCATCCAGAGGAATTGGCAAAGAAATTGCTGTAAAACTTGCAGAGCAAGGAATGAAATTAGCGATCATTGGCAGTTCAGCACAAATATCTGAAACTGCCGATGAACTCAAGAAAAAAGGTTTCGCTTATATACTTCCAATTCAGGCTGATGTCTCAAAGGAAGAAGACTTACATCAAGTGGTTAAGAAAACCATTGATGAATATGGACAAGTTGACTTGTTAGTGAATAATGCAGGCGTTGGATTTTTTAAATTAACAGAGGATGTTTCACTCGAAGAATGGAAAAAGGTGTTTGAAGTAAATGTACAAGGTGTTTTTCTAGCTACGAAAGCTGTCTTGCCTCACATGAAAGAGCGGAAATCTGGTACCATCATTACCATTTCTTCTGATGTTGCGAGATATACCATTCCAAACGGTGCCGCTTATACGGCTACAAAATATGCTGTCCAAGGCTTTTCTGGTTCAGTTGCACAAGAAGTGCGTGAATATGGTATTCGTGTTGGTACCATTAACCCAGGAATGGTTGATACGTATTTTGCTGAATCTACACAAGGTTTACCAGAAAAACAAGATTGGCTAAAGGTGGAAGATATTGCAAACGCTGTGGTATATATGGCTTCTGCTCCAAAGTATATGCTTATTGATGAGATCGTTCTGCATCCACTTGTTCAACAATATCCAATTGCTTAA
- a CDS encoding RluA family pseudouridine synthase: protein MLKTTRKGNWMEIITPNSWNGKTIEDIFRTEWEVPKKLTHLYRMEHNVLVNGNKANWKLPLNIGDKVLIKLSAEEELKNTPYFFHDIQVLFEDDHVIVFNKPAFMNTHPNDEMDENTLLHAAQFYLYSKGDQVDIRHVHRLDRDTTGAILFAKHALAGAILDRMLEKHELKRTYIAIVHGHLKKQQGTIHEPIGRDRHHPTRRRVSPSGQDAITHYQLIKVEKGHSYIKCWLETGRTHQIRVHLSHIGNPLVGDILYGGKPLFKRQALHAAKLEFTHPITGEEICCYAPFIDQPPMFIGIDVNSL, encoded by the coding sequence ATGCTAAAAACAACGCGAAAAGGCAATTGGATGGAAATTATTACACCAAATAGCTGGAATGGGAAAACAATTGAGGATATCTTTCGAACAGAATGGGAGGTCCCTAAGAAACTAACTCATTTATACAGGATGGAACATAACGTATTGGTAAATGGAAATAAAGCCAATTGGAAATTACCACTTAATATAGGTGATAAAGTACTAATTAAATTATCCGCTGAAGAGGAGTTAAAGAACACGCCCTATTTCTTCCATGATATTCAGGTACTATTTGAGGATGACCATGTGATTGTTTTTAATAAACCGGCATTTATGAACACCCATCCTAATGACGAAATGGATGAAAATACACTTTTACATGCTGCACAATTTTATCTGTACTCAAAGGGCGATCAAGTTGACATACGGCATGTACATCGCTTAGACAGAGATACTACAGGGGCGATCCTTTTTGCTAAACATGCATTGGCAGGTGCAATCTTAGACCGAATGCTTGAAAAACATGAATTGAAGAGAACCTATATTGCCATTGTCCATGGCCACTTAAAAAAGCAGCAGGGGACTATACACGAGCCAATTGGGCGCGATCGGCACCACCCAACGAGAAGAAGAGTTTCTCCATCCGGTCAAGACGCTATTACACATTACCAATTAATAAAAGTTGAAAAAGGTCATTCCTATATAAAGTGCTGGCTTGAAACAGGGAGAACACATCAAATACGTGTACATTTAAGCCATATAGGAAATCCTTTAGTTGGTGACATATTATATGGAGGTAAACCGCTATTTAAAAGGCAGGCACTGCATGCTGCAAAGTTAGAGTTTACTCATCCCATCACTGGCGAAGAAATTTGCTGCTACGCCCCATTTATTGACCAACCACCTATGTTTATAGGGATTGATGTAAATAGCTTATGA
- a CDS encoding DUF47 domain-containing protein: protein MAKKVDKFSALLSNISSNLKEGANYFADYKLKNISDLKIFSEKMKEIETKGDTYIHEVIKQLNDAFITPIEREDILHLANSMDDVLDGLEATAALFEMYSITQADDFMLQFVAAIKSSVHEIDKAMVLLSNKKLPQMREHAIKIKDYESKCDNILRQSIKHLFTVEKDPIRIIQYKEIYENLEDIADSCQSVANTLETIIMKNA, encoded by the coding sequence ATGGCAAAAAAGGTTGATAAATTTTCTGCTCTATTAAGTAATATTTCTTCTAACTTAAAGGAAGGAGCAAATTACTTTGCCGATTATAAATTAAAAAACATTAGCGATCTGAAGATCTTCTCAGAAAAGATGAAAGAGATTGAAACAAAGGGCGATACATATATTCATGAAGTAATTAAACAACTAAATGATGCATTTATTACTCCAATTGAACGTGAAGATATTCTCCATCTAGCAAACAGTATGGATGATGTGTTAGACGGCCTAGAAGCAACAGCTGCATTATTTGAAATGTATTCCATCACACAGGCAGATGATTTTATGCTTCAATTTGTTGCTGCAATAAAATCAAGTGTCCATGAAATTGATAAAGCAATGGTACTCTTATCAAACAAAAAGCTTCCACAGATGAGGGAACATGCTATAAAAATAAAAGATTACGAATCAAAATGCGATAATATCCTTCGTCAATCGATTAAGCATTTATTCACAGTCGAAAAAGATCCAATTCGAATTATTCAATACAAAGAAATATACGAAAATCTTGAGGATATTGCTGACAGTTGCCAATCTGTTGCGAATACACTTGAAACCATCATTATGAAAAATGCATAA
- a CDS encoding phospho-sugar mutase, protein MNWKENANRWIEFSNLNEELKQQLEQIKKDEKQLEEVFYKNLEFGTGGMRGEIGVGTNRMNLYTVRKASAGLATYIDEQGSEAKQRGVVIAYDSRHKSPEFCMEAAKTLATKGIKTYVFDELRPTPELSFALRHLNAFSGIVITASHNPPEYNGYKVYGSDGGQLPPAAADEVITKVNEIENELLIEVDTEENLRALGLINTIGDEIDQAYIEKLKTISENPSISKETDVKIVFTPLHGTANKPVRQALSALGYTNVTVVKEQELPDPEFSTVKSPNPEEHAAFELAIRDGKKVGADLLIATDPDADRLGIAVLNHEGKYVVLTGNQTGALLLDYILTQKKSKGTLPANGAVLKTIVTSEIGRKIAESYGLKSFDVLTGFKFIAEKIKEYEESGEFTFLFGYEESYGYLIGDFARDKDAVQAAILAVEVCAYYKKQGMSLYEGLLQVFEKYGYYQEGLRSLTLKGKEGAEQIERILASFRAEPIKQLGDLTISMSEDYLTGISQTASGESKIDLPKSNVLKYTFTDGSWVCLRPSGTEPKVKFYFGVNSKSLEESRSKLLEIEKNFMDLVEEKVKMVSGN, encoded by the coding sequence ATGAATTGGAAAGAAAATGCAAATAGGTGGATTGAGTTTTCAAATTTAAATGAAGAACTAAAGCAGCAACTTGAGCAAATAAAAAAAGATGAAAAACAACTTGAAGAAGTTTTTTATAAAAATCTTGAGTTTGGTACCGGTGGTATGCGAGGTGAAATTGGGGTAGGAACCAATCGGATGAATCTCTATACGGTTCGTAAAGCTTCTGCTGGACTAGCTACATACATAGACGAACAAGGTAGTGAAGCGAAACAACGTGGTGTGGTAATTGCCTACGATTCACGTCATAAATCTCCAGAATTTTGTATGGAGGCAGCCAAAACACTTGCAACAAAAGGGATTAAAACCTATGTGTTTGACGAGTTAAGACCAACTCCTGAACTATCATTTGCTTTACGGCATCTAAATGCATTTTCCGGAATTGTGATTACAGCAAGCCATAATCCACCAGAGTACAATGGATATAAAGTATATGGCTCTGACGGCGGTCAACTTCCTCCAGCCGCAGCCGACGAGGTAATTACGAAAGTTAATGAAATAGAAAATGAATTATTGATAGAGGTTGATACGGAGGAGAACCTCAGAGCACTTGGGTTAATTAACACAATAGGCGATGAGATTGACCAAGCTTATATTGAAAAACTAAAAACGATTTCAGAGAATCCTTCCATTTCAAAAGAAACCGATGTAAAGATCGTATTTACTCCCTTGCATGGAACAGCAAATAAACCTGTTCGCCAAGCATTATCAGCATTAGGTTATACCAATGTTACAGTTGTTAAGGAACAGGAATTGCCAGATCCTGAGTTTTCAACCGTGAAAAGCCCAAATCCTGAGGAACATGCAGCATTTGAATTAGCCATTCGGGATGGTAAAAAAGTTGGTGCAGATCTTCTAATTGCAACAGATCCAGATGCAGATCGTTTAGGAATTGCTGTCCTTAACCATGAGGGTAAGTATGTTGTTTTAACGGGAAACCAAACAGGTGCATTATTATTAGATTACATACTTACACAGAAAAAGAGCAAAGGTACATTGCCTGCAAATGGGGCTGTGCTTAAGACGATTGTTACCTCAGAAATTGGCAGAAAAATTGCAGAATCCTACGGATTAAAAAGTTTTGATGTATTAACTGGATTTAAGTTTATTGCTGAGAAAATCAAGGAATACGAAGAATCCGGAGAATTTACTTTCTTATTTGGCTATGAGGAAAGCTATGGATATTTAATTGGAGATTTTGCAAGGGATAAGGATGCTGTCCAAGCAGCCATTTTGGCTGTGGAAGTTTGTGCCTATTATAAGAAACAAGGCATGTCACTTTATGAAGGGTTATTACAAGTTTTTGAAAAGTATGGTTATTATCAGGAAGGTCTTAGATCGTTAACGTTAAAAGGCAAAGAAGGTGCGGAACAGATTGAGCGCATTTTGGCTTCTTTCCGTGCTGAACCAATAAAGCAACTTGGTGATTTAACGATTTCAATGTCAGAGGATTACCTAACTGGAATTAGCCAAACTGCTAGTGGTGAGAGCAAAATAGATTTACCAAAATCAAATGTCTTAAAATATACCTTCACAGATGGTTCATGGGTTTGCTTGAGACCGTCTGGTACAGAACCAAAAGTAAAATTCTATTTTGGTGTCAATAGTAAAAGTTTAGAGGAAAGCAGAAGCAAATTACTCGAGATAGAAAAGAATTTTATGGATCTTGTTGAAGAAAAAGTCAAAATGGTATCTGGGAACTAA
- a CDS encoding M14 family zinc carboxypeptidase, producing MKKILFLFLFISLQVEDVSYAKIVRTNQPYSYERMERDIAKIHDTYNSVKVKRIGKSHFGRTIYAIKLGSGKQNIVFVGAHHGREWITSMLLMKKLEMYADAYQNKTNFGRVSTDILDDVSIWFVPMLNPDGVAIQQNALNKFPNKHQQRLITMNDEIKNFERWKANGLGVDLNRQYPAGWKELDKQPNSPSFQFYKGKEPMEANEVQALTKFIRKINPEIAVAYHSAGREVFWNYHNGKHLRRDKRIAKKISGLTGYKLSKPPKKATGGGFTDWFITKYHRPAMTIEISPLVGETSPPLSIFESEWEKNKYVGLTLANEAKSLKNRK from the coding sequence ATGAAGAAGATACTATTTTTATTTTTGTTTATATCCTTACAAGTTGAGGATGTTTCTTATGCAAAGATTGTTAGGACAAACCAACCCTATTCCTACGAAAGGATGGAACGTGATATTGCAAAAATTCATGATACGTATAACTCAGTAAAAGTAAAAAGGATTGGAAAGTCTCATTTTGGCAGAACGATTTATGCAATTAAGCTTGGCAGTGGCAAGCAAAATATCGTTTTCGTTGGGGCACACCATGGGCGTGAGTGGATAACAAGTATGCTTTTAATGAAGAAACTTGAGATGTATGCGGATGCTTATCAAAATAAAACCAATTTTGGACGCGTTTCTACAGATATATTAGACGATGTTTCTATCTGGTTTGTTCCTATGCTCAATCCAGATGGCGTAGCCATTCAGCAAAATGCACTAAATAAGTTCCCGAATAAACACCAACAACGTCTAATTACAATGAATGATGAAATCAAAAATTTCGAACGTTGGAAAGCAAATGGGCTAGGAGTGGATTTAAATCGACAATATCCTGCAGGCTGGAAAGAGTTAGATAAACAACCTAATTCCCCTTCTTTCCAATTTTATAAAGGAAAGGAGCCTATGGAGGCGAATGAAGTTCAGGCATTAACAAAATTCATTCGGAAAATAAATCCCGAGATTGCTGTTGCATACCATTCAGCAGGCAGAGAGGTTTTTTGGAATTATCATAATGGCAAACATCTTCGTCGAGATAAACGTATTGCAAAAAAAATATCAGGGTTGACCGGATATAAGCTTAGTAAACCTCCTAAAAAGGCTACTGGAGGAGGGTTTACCGATTGGTTTATTACAAAATATCATCGCCCAGCAATGACAATAGAAATTAGCCCGCTTGTTGGGGAAACCTCCCCGCCTCTGTCAATCTTTGAGTCAGAATGGGAAAAAAATAAATATGTTGGACTAACCCTGGCTAATGAAGCAAAGAGTTTGAAAAATCGAAAATAA
- a CDS encoding SpoVR family protein, whose product MNGDDRKALEYAISEITEIARGFGLDFYPMRYEICPAEIIYTFGAYGMPTRFSHWSFGKQFHKMKLHYDLGLSKIYELVINSNPCYAFLLDSNSLIQNKLIVAHVLAHCDFFKNNVRFQNTKRDMVESMAATAERIRLYEIQFGKKEVETFLDAVLAIDEHIDPSLMRPKLTWSLEDDFEDEPQQAASPYDDLWKLDEKDKKATNQPRKKQFPPKPEKDLLLFIETYSRELTDWQRDILTMMREEMLYFWPQLETKIMNEGWASYWHQRIIREMDLTSGEAIEFAKLNAGVVQPSKTGINPYYLGIKIFEDIEERYNNPTDEMIRRGVQPGSGREKMFEVREVESDISFLRNYLNKDLVMREDMYLFQKQGRDYKIVDKQWEHIRDQLVNMRVNGGFPYITVNDGDYLKNGELYLKHWYEGVELDVKYLEKVLPYIQQLWGRPCHIETMIEDRRMLFSYDGKGVHRKYL is encoded by the coding sequence ATGAATGGGGACGATCGCAAAGCTCTTGAATATGCAATTAGTGAAATTACCGAAATTGCACGAGGCTTTGGTTTAGATTTTTATCCTATGAGATATGAAATTTGCCCAGCAGAAATCATTTACACTTTTGGTGCCTATGGAATGCCTACCAGATTTTCACACTGGAGTTTTGGAAAGCAGTTTCATAAGATGAAACTTCATTATGATCTAGGACTAAGTAAAATATATGAACTCGTTATCAATTCAAATCCGTGCTATGCCTTCTTATTAGATTCGAATTCACTAATACAAAATAAATTAATTGTTGCACATGTACTTGCCCATTGTGATTTCTTTAAGAATAATGTTCGTTTTCAAAATACCAAGCGTGATATGGTTGAAAGCATGGCAGCAACAGCAGAAAGAATTCGTCTTTATGAAATTCAATTTGGAAAAAAAGAAGTTGAGACATTCCTTGATGCAGTGTTGGCAATCGATGAACATATTGACCCTTCACTTATGAGACCAAAGCTTACATGGTCACTAGAAGATGATTTTGAAGATGAACCTCAGCAGGCTGCAAGCCCATACGACGATTTATGGAAATTAGATGAAAAGGATAAAAAAGCAACAAATCAACCGAGGAAAAAACAATTTCCGCCGAAACCCGAGAAGGACTTATTATTATTTATCGAGACATATAGCCGAGAACTTACGGACTGGCAACGAGATATTTTAACAATGATGCGTGAGGAAATGCTTTATTTTTGGCCACAGCTTGAAACGAAAATTATGAATGAGGGTTGGGCTTCTTATTGGCACCAACGAATCATCAGAGAGATGGACTTAACGAGTGGGGAAGCAATCGAGTTCGCAAAATTAAATGCTGGTGTTGTACAGCCTTCAAAAACAGGAATAAACCCATACTATCTGGGCATTAAGATATTTGAGGATATTGAAGAACGATATAATAATCCAACTGATGAGATGATAAGAAGAGGAGTTCAGCCAGGTTCTGGCCGAGAAAAAATGTTTGAAGTTCGTGAAGTTGAATCGGATATTTCTTTTTTACGAAATTATTTAAATAAAGACCTCGTGATGAGAGAAGATATGTATCTTTTCCAAAAACAGGGAAGGGATTATAAGATTGTTGATAAACAATGGGAACATATTCGTGACCAGTTGGTTAATATGCGTGTGAATGGAGGGTTCCCGTACATTACAGTCAATGATGGCGACTATTTGAAGAACGGCGAACTTTATCTAAAGCATTGGTATGAGGGCGTAGAATTAGATGTGAAATATCTGGAGAAGGTATTGCCTTATATTCAACAATTGTGGGGAAGACCTTGTCACATTGAGACCATGATCGAGGACCGAAGAATGTTGTTTTCCTATGATGGAAAAGGCGTTCACCGGAAGTATTTATAA
- a CDS encoding GlsB/YeaQ/YmgE family stress response membrane protein: MSFIWALIVGGVIGWLAGLIVGRDIPGGIIGNIIAGFVGAWLGTLLLGDWGPNVADFAIIPAIIGSVALVFLLSLIMRAFRKADR, encoded by the coding sequence ATGAGTTTCATTTGGGCATTAATCGTAGGTGGAGTTATTGGCTGGTTAGCTGGTCTTATTGTTGGAAGAGATATACCAGGTGGAATTATAGGTAATATAATTGCTGGGTTTGTTGGAGCATGGCTCGGTACATTACTATTAGGAGATTGGGGGCCAAATGTTGCCGATTTTGCTATTATCCCAGCGATTATCGGTTCTGTAGCTTTAGTCTTCCTGTTATCATTGATTATGAGGGCATTTAGAAAAGCTGATCGATAA
- a CDS encoding AtpZ/AtpI family protein: MKTLSLNMVFGLTIALSIFGFYKLGAFLDVRFGFHPWLTVIFTFIGIWIGGLTGYVMFQKYFNKQEDKNSTVENVSKREQIEAKNYPIIDVTMDQVRQAVRQFSDNLPKGVYRTILAPDDNSIDFNQLATILGGIPSKKYYMSKETYDLFEENEKKIPVEMDMIQKAVDLYVKERKEYPMLQFDPHRRVNIYLLVQEKYLKSEPETQFYITELDGLITHIKPEKRKVKNSSQ, encoded by the coding sequence ATGAAAACCCTTTCATTAAATATGGTTTTTGGATTAACAATCGCCTTAAGCATTTTTGGATTTTATAAACTAGGTGCTTTCTTAGATGTCCGCTTCGGTTTTCATCCTTGGTTAACCGTTATTTTTACATTTATTGGAATCTGGATTGGAGGACTTACTGGATACGTTATGTTTCAAAAGTATTTTAACAAACAAGAAGATAAGAATTCCACCGTTGAAAATGTTTCAAAAAGAGAACAGATTGAAGCTAAAAACTACCCAATCATTGATGTTACAATGGATCAGGTTCGGCAGGCAGTGAGACAATTCTCTGATAATTTGCCGAAGGGTGTATACCGTACCATCCTTGCTCCTGACGATAACAGCATTGATTTCAACCAACTAGCAACTATTTTAGGCGGGATTCCTTCTAAGAAGTATTATATGTCAAAAGAGACCTATGATCTTTTTGAGGAAAATGAAAAGAAGATTCCCGTTGAAATGGACATGATACAAAAAGCAGTCGACTTGTATGTAAAGGAACGGAAGGAATATCCAATGCTCCAATTTGACCCCCATCGGAGGGTTAACATTTACTTGTTGGTTCAAGAAAAATATCTTAAATCTGAACCTGAAACACAGTTTTATATTACTGAATTGGATGGACTCATAACCCATATTAAACCTGAAAAAAGAAAAGTGAAGAACTCCTCTCAATAA
- a CDS encoding putative glycoside hydrolase has protein sequence MRKYLLTLFVILLTFSLPFHQIVLASKPFPEPIRGIYVNAPNTNKPLFNQLLSLVNKTDLNAMVIDIKDDQGYLTFIPSKNSPYYPVSRPYIKNPSSLMNTLKVNKIYSIARIVVFKDNVLANKNPSLSFRNTNGLWKNGRGDSFTNPFLKEVWDYNIGMAIEAVKLGFKEIQFDYVRFPEKFEKVENQLIYDKSAFQGNRVSAVSEFVRYAKEKLKPYNVKVSVDVFGNATVIPEASGIGQNFTKIAQNVDVISAMIYPSHWTSIFGIHKPDLQPYHLVEGYAKVENVRLRQITNPPISRPWLQDFTASWLGTGNYKVYGKKEVEDQIRALHAQGINEYLLWNATNNYTANVDYTPF, from the coding sequence ATGAGAAAATATTTACTCACCCTTTTCGTAATCCTACTAACCTTCAGCCTTCCATTTCATCAAATAGTACTAGCTTCTAAGCCTTTTCCAGAACCCATCAGAGGTATCTATGTTAATGCTCCCAATACAAATAAACCCTTGTTCAACCAATTACTTTCACTCGTCAACAAGACCGATTTAAACGCAATGGTCATTGATATTAAAGATGACCAAGGTTATTTAACCTTCATCCCTTCAAAAAATTCACCATATTACCCAGTAAGTCGTCCATATATAAAGAATCCTTCTTCTCTTATGAATACATTAAAGGTCAATAAAATTTACTCTATCGCGAGAATTGTTGTCTTTAAAGACAATGTTTTAGCAAATAAAAATCCAAGTCTATCGTTTAGGAACACTAACGGGTTATGGAAAAATGGACGGGGAGATTCTTTCACGAATCCCTTTCTTAAAGAAGTTTGGGATTATAATATAGGGATGGCTATAGAAGCTGTAAAATTAGGATTCAAAGAAATTCAATTTGATTATGTACGATTTCCTGAGAAGTTTGAAAAAGTGGAAAACCAACTTATCTACGATAAATCAGCATTTCAAGGGAATAGGGTTTCTGCGGTAAGCGAGTTTGTAAGATATGCTAAAGAAAAACTCAAGCCCTACAATGTTAAGGTTTCAGTTGATGTATTTGGAAATGCGACCGTCATTCCCGAAGCAAGTGGAATAGGACAGAATTTCACTAAGATAGCTCAAAATGTAGATGTTATTTCCGCTATGATTTATCCTAGCCATTGGACATCAATATTCGGCATTCATAAACCTGATTTACAGCCATATCACCTCGTTGAGGGCTATGCCAAAGTGGAAAATGTCCGGCTAAGACAAATCACCAACCCGCCAATATCCCGGCCTTGGTTACAGGACTTTACCGCATCCTGGCTAGGAACAGGCAACTATAAGGTTTATGGAAAGAAAGAAGTCGAGGATCAAATCCGCGCTTTACATGCACAGGGAATCAATGAGTACTTATTATGGAATGCAACTAACAACTATACGGCAAACGTTGATTATACACCCTTCTAA
- a CDS encoding YhdB family protein, whose protein sequence is MNKMDYDRALYYTHRSEWDNLLILMVRTKDQFLSKRIEHFLHAYNFERDYSVIEKSLYSLLRYIDHANETVEHDNNELPMYSLS, encoded by the coding sequence ATGAATAAAATGGATTACGATCGAGCCTTGTATTATACACATCGCTCTGAATGGGATAATTTACTGATACTCATGGTACGAACAAAAGATCAATTTTTATCAAAGAGGATTGAGCATTTCCTGCATGCTTATAACTTTGAACGTGATTATTCAGTAATTGAAAAAAGTTTATATTCGCTGCTTCGTTATATCGACCATGCTAACGAAACGGTGGAACATGATAATAATGAGTTACCGATGTATAGTCTTTCCTGA